Within Vicia villosa cultivar HV-30 ecotype Madison, WI linkage group LG1, Vvil1.0, whole genome shotgun sequence, the genomic segment GCTCAGTTTAACATTGGATGCTTTGAAACAGATTGCAGGCTTACAGTGACCCTAAACTGAGCAACTAAGCTACTTGCAGCACATGTATTTAAGTAATGATAAAACTTACAAGATTGAAAGGCATAAATCATATTTGTCAAGAACCAAATCAGAACTCAAATCAAGGAAATAAGATTGAAATGTGATAAACAAACTTTATTTCATACATTACAAGACAAATAATACACACAATATATATCAAATCTCCTACCTATATTATGCAACAAGTAGCACAATATTTACAAAAGAATTCTTACAAATTTCAAACACAGACAATGATTCAGAGAAGTTATCCTAAGAAGATGCCCTAGGAGATAATTTAATGAAGCCAGTTTAAGTTAACATCAACATGAGGAACCTCTATCTTCATATTAGGAAGCATAGGTTGGAAAGCTTCCCATGAAGCAGCCGTCTCTTCATCACACGTTAGGACCttcaaattcaaaagattgaCGACAGAGAATGGCAACTCACAGCTTGCACAACTTGACATGTACAGATTCCTTAGATTGCAAAGATTACCGAATTCCTCAGGTAAACTTGAAAGGCTTATGCAGTTTGAGATGTCAAGATGTCTAAGATTTGAAAGTTTTCCAATGGAATTCGGTATCTCTTCTAAATCAGTGCAGGAGCTCAGCCTTAGAAGTTCTAAATTCTCCAATTTTCCAATATCTTGAGGAAGTGCAGAAAGTTTGTGGCAATTAGTAACACTGAGTTTCTTTAATGGGATGATATCACAGACTGCATTAGGCAATTCAACCAAATCTTTGCAGTAATCAATGTTCAACTCTTCTAGATTAGGAAATGCATCTGAAATCAGAATGTTATCCTTTTCAAAGGCGAGACTTGTATTACACATGTAGAGCGATagttttttcagatttttcaatGTTCCAAAGGTAGGAACGGAAATTCGTTCTAGTCTGATTCTTGTCAAGCTTTGTAAAGAGTCGAGTATCTCAAAGTTGTTCAGTTCAGAAGGATGGAAACCATAGTTTGTGATTATCAGAACTTTCAGTTTACTCATTTTCTCCATTGACTCGGGAAATAAGTACTGCTTCGTATGGAGATTTAAAATAAGAACCTCAGTTTGAGCTGTTTGAATTTGGGACCAATTTGAAGCATAACTGTCATCTGCAAACGCGAAACATACAAGATCAACCATGGAAAACGAATGAATGAAGATTGCAACATTTTTTTAGTAGAAATTTTTAGTTTTTGCTAAGTGATTAAGTGAATGTAATTTAAATGATGGTACAAATATTACTAACCAGTTGATACAGACAATATACGGGCATTGAGCTGCTGGTGATTATGTTTCCCGCACAAAGTAAGAAATTTTGACAATATACGGATCATCAGGCCTTGCTGCTTCTCCCTGATACACCATTCACGTTTATTTTCATTCATGTCAATGATCACTCTTTTTCTCTGCTCAATTGGTTCTTTGGTGCTTTCGTAAATTCCAAGATCTCTTACAAGATCATGAAGGGAAATGAAGTGGTTATTGTAGTTGTAATCGTCCGCGTCACTTGCATTTTTCCTAGTAAACGAGAAGAGGTTAAGGACTTAAACATATTCAAGGATTTAAGTGgccaagaaaaaattaaaatagccaTTGTACCTTGTTATTGAGACATGAGCCAGATTCATAGAGCTTAATTTGTCGATGATTTCCATTGCTTCAATTCCGTTGTCATCTAGTTCATACAACTCTGTCCACATATAAATGAGAGCAACAACAGGAATTCTATGGTCTTCGGGAAATAAGGCTAAGTCCTTGAAACACTCTTTGAGTATGAGATTATCTTCCAAAACATCCAAGATCTTTTGGAGGAGAGTAAGTAATTCAGTGTTAGAATCAAGTATAGAATGACCTTGTGATAGTTCCTTCCCCATCTTTCGCCAAAAGTCATAAGGCCGATTTCTGAGTGATGTTGCAGTCACTTTAATGGCAAGCGGTAAACCTTTGCAATTTTTCACAACCTGCATATAAGTGAGTTCAATGATAGGTTTGTTTAACATAAAATAAGTTCAAATGATCAAGTACAATATCGTTATGTCTATCTCAAATGAACAActttagacaaaaaaaaaaactaatagcaAGTACCTTTTCAACAAGATCTTTGTCGataatatttgaattatttttttccATCTGAGCATAGTGATGGAAGAGTATTACTGCATCTTCATAGACAAGAGGTTTTAAGACACATGTTGTGCTAAATCTTGGAAATGCAACCCTTGAAGTGACCAGAATTTTGAAATCAGATATCTGGAATTGAAGTTTCTCAATAAGGGTTTCTGAGTTTGGCCAAACATCATCCAGAACCAACAAAAGTGGACTTCCCTCAACTTTCTTCAGCAAAAGTCCCAATTTATTGACAGCATCTTCATCAGTTTGAAACTCAGGCACTGGATATTCACAATGTTCAAATAGTCTCTCTATAATAATCTTCAACATCGGTGTCTTTGAGAATGTGACAAATATCATATTCTCTTTGAATTTAGCCTTAACATGTTCATCCCAACAAAGCTTTGTAGCCAAAGTGGTTTTTCCCAATCCTCCCAAACCAGTCAACACAAGGGTGGAACTACCATCCTTAAGAAGCTCCATTTTCAGCTTGGTAAATGGTATATCCAACCCAACAGTGAAGTCTGGATTTTCAGGAACACCAAAAGGACTCTTAAATGGTGCTCCTCCATCTTCATTAAGTTTCTGTTCAAAATTTTCATTGTTGATAAGCTCAAGAATTTCTCTGACCTTATAAAGTGTCTCTTTAACATCCTTTACGGTAAGAGATTGTGAATCCTCGTCATCAACAACATAAGAACCATTCCTGAACCACGAGAGACACTTGTTCCACAAGGTATTGTTAGAAGAGCATTTGCATGCAACATTTTCTTGTATAAGAGAGTTAATTTCTACTCGAGGTTGATCCAAGTGTTGATTGTATTGGTTAATGTCTTTAACAAGAGGTGTTAAATCCTTTAAAGTGGATCTCAACAATCTCCTTGTACGTTTGTTGTTTCTAGCTTTTTCAACAATTTGTGATATCTTATTTAAGATATCATGAAATCTTGTAGTAAGGGCAAGAATTTGTGTGGCGCTACTCATCAATTTGATTCCTTCCTCTGAAGCAGAAAAATAGTATATGgaactttgtttttgtttttgtgattGTTTAATAGCGTGTTGTGCTGTTTAGTTAGATGAAATTGAAGCAAAGATATAAGATGCGATATTTATATAGCAAAGAAAAGGGATGATAAGCTTTGTTGTTCTTCGTATTTTTCCCGCTCATTGCGTAGTAACCTTCGCTAACCTTTCCGTATGGACATTTTTTTTACCTTACCTTAAATATTGTAAGAAAATAAGATGACTTTAGACTTTTAGAATGACGTCATTCTCATACGCGGCTAATTGATGTAAGTGTTCaaattgacaattgtttgaacaCGGTCAGCAGACTTTCAGTACAGACAAAATGTTAAATTTGAACTAATTTCACACGGCATATCTATGGTCATTCATCACGTAGGATCCCATCCATCGGATCTAGGAGGTAAAAACCAAAACTAAGATTGTTCTTCTCACCTTTAGTAGTGAAAGAGTCAtcctttcaaaatttaaaattgttttccATAAATTGGAAAGTATATTTTTGCACAAACTTCAAATACACCACATTTATTCAGAAGTGAGTCGTCcattttattttgtcaaaaattAGTGCGGAAATTTGTCTATGTATTTAAAGAAGGGTGAATCCATATGTGAACTTCTGTAATAACTATAAACGCATTTTAAACTCATGGCGATGTGTATATTTCACAACTAAAAAAATAATACGGAAATTTACTTTTGTCATAATTCTTAGACAATAAGATTGTTTAtaaatttgtgattttttttacaaaatcttATATTATAGGTCAATTATATTATGTATActatcaaaaataaatttattgtcATATGTTAAAATCAATCCATAATCAAACATCATTATTGAAAAATTACAaaccataataaaaatattatcaaaatagaAGTAAAAGTAAACTACTGGCTATAACTGACCCTCTTTCGCTGCCTCTTGTATTGCAACGCATTTCATGCTTTTGATAGATTGGCCTCTAAACTAGTCCTCACAGGAGTGCCTTTAAAAAATTCTCCTCTCTCTATACTTGCTCATATAATATCCATAATACGACGACATACAATTAATGCACCAACGACATAATCTTCCCTAGCATGCTCCTCCTTTAATATCTCTTTATGAGTTGGCCTAGGTGGATCTCCGTGCATCTGATGACATGTAAGGATGCGACACTCTAAAATACA encodes:
- the LOC131639641 gene encoding probable disease resistance protein At5g66900, producing MSSATQILALTTRFHDILNKISQIVEKARNNKRTRRLLRSTLKDLTPLVKDINQYNQHLDQPRVEINSLIQENVACKCSSNNTLWNKCLSWFRNGSYVVDDEDSQSLTVKDVKETLYKVREILELINNENFEQKLNEDGGAPFKSPFGVPENPDFTVGLDIPFTKLKMELLKDGSSTLVLTGLGGLGKTTLATKLCWDEHVKAKFKENMIFVTFSKTPMLKIIIERLFEHCEYPVPEFQTDEDAVNKLGLLLKKVEGSPLLLVLDDVWPNSETLIEKLQFQISDFKILVTSRVAFPRFSTTCVLKPLVYEDAVILFHHYAQMEKNNSNIIDKDLVEKVVKNCKGLPLAIKVTATSLRNRPYDFWRKMGKELSQGHSILDSNTELLTLLQKILDVLEDNLILKECFKDLALFPEDHRIPVVALIYMWTELYELDDNGIEAMEIIDKLSSMNLAHVSITRKNASDADDYNYNNHFISLHDLVRDLGIYESTKEPIEQRKRVIIDMNENKREWCIREKQQGLMIRILSKFLTLCGKHNHQQLNARILSVSTDDSYASNWSQIQTAQTEVLILNLHTKQYLFPESMEKMSKLKVLIITNYGFHPSELNNFEILDSLQSLTRIRLERISVPTFGTLKNLKKLSLYMCNTSLAFEKDNILISDAFPNLEELNIDYCKDLVELPNAVCDIIPLKKLSVTNCHKLSALPQDIGKLENLELLRLSSCTDLEEIPNSIGKLSNLRHLDISNCISLSSLPEEFGNLCNLRNLYMSSCASCELPFSVVNLLNLKVLTCDEETAASWEAFQPMLPNMKIEVPHVDVNLNWLH